From Xiphophorus hellerii strain 12219 chromosome 6, Xiphophorus_hellerii-4.1, whole genome shotgun sequence, the proteins below share one genomic window:
- the LOC116722213 gene encoding calcium-binding mitochondrial carrier protein SCaMC-1-like, whose product MVCRTDGASARCFYNSSAMYQALRTSLLSSARCWDADSERSYQVLFDKLDTNKDGKVDVAELRAGLKAMGIFRHGAAQKIVSNGDENNDGTLDFSEFTKYLKDHEMKLLLTFKSLDRNNDGRIDATEIQQTLAELGIHVSRAEAQKILQSMDIDGTMTVDWNEFREHFLLYPAYNLEEIIRYWKHSLVLDIGESLSIPDEFTEEEKRSDEWWKQLVAGAVAGAVSRTGTAPLDRLKVFMQVHSSAANKISLIGGFRQMIVEGGLISLWRGNGINVLKIAPETAIKFMAYEQYKKLLTSEGTKIETHKRFMAGSMAGATAQTAIYPMEVLKTRLTLRKTGQYAGMFDCAKKILRKEGVIAFYKGYIPNLIGIIPYAGIDLAVYETLKNTWLSHHTKDSANPGVLVLLGCGTISCTCGQLASYPLALIRTRMQAQASLDVSDQPSMSSLLRTIVAKDGFFGLYRGILPNFMKVIPAVSISYVVYEYMKTGLGLSK is encoded by the exons ATGGTTTGCAGAACGGACGGTGCGTCTGCACGCTGCTTCTATAATAGCTCTGCAATGTATCAAGCGCTACGGACGTCTTTACTGTCAAGTGCCCGTTGCTGGGATGCCGACAGTGAGCGGTCCTACCAGGTTCTGTTTGATAAACTTGACACTAATAAAGATGGCAAAGTGGATGTGGCTGAGTTACGAGCGGGCCTCAAAGCGATGGGGATATTTCGCCACGGTGCTGCACAG AAAATTGTGTCAAATGGAGACGAAAACAACGATGGAACTTTGGACTTCAGTGAGTTTACCAAATACCTGAAGGACCATGAGATGAAGCTCTTGCTGACTTTCAAGAGTCTGGACAGAAACAATGATG GGCGCATTGATGCCACAGAGATCCAGCAGACTCTTGCAGAGTTGGGTATACATGTCAGCAGGGCGGAAGCCCAGAAAATTTTACAAAG CATGGACATCGATGGGACCATGACGGTTGACTGGAACGAGTTCAGAGAGCACTTCCTGCTGTACCCTGCCTACAACCTGGAAGAGATCATCCGCTACTGGAAGCACTCCTTG GTGCTGGACATTGGTGAGAGTCTGTCCATCCCGGATGAGTTTACAGAGGAAGAGAAGCGGTCAGACGAGTGGTGGAAGCAGCTGGTTGCAGGTGCAGTGGCAGGTGCCGTTTCCCGCACGGGTACAGCCCCTCTGGACAGACTCAAGGTCTTCATGCAG GTTCACTCGTCCGCAGCTAACAAGATAAGCCTGATTGGAGGGTTCAGACAGATGATTGTAGAAGGAGGTCTGATATCACTGTGGAGAGGAAACGGGATCAACGTTTTAAAGATTGCGCCTGAGACTGCAATCAAATTCATGGCATACGAACAA taTAAGAAGTTGTTAACTTCAGAGGGAACGAAGATAGAGACTCATAAGAGGTTCATGGCGGGGTCCATGGCAGGGGCCACAGCACAAACAGCCATCTACCCAATGGAG GTTTTAAAGACTCGGTTGACCTTGAGGAAAACTGGCCAGTACGCAGGAATGTTTGACTGTGCCAAGAAGATCCTGAGGAAAGAAGGCGTCATTGCTTTTTATAAGGGCTACATTCCAAACTTAATTGGCATTATTCCCTATGCTGGGATAGACCTCGCTGTTTATGAG ACTTTGAAGAACACTTGGTTGTCACATCACACCAAAGATTCGGCCAACCCTGGAGTTCTGGTGTTGCTGGGCTGCGGGACCATCTCCTGCACATGTGGCCAGCTCGCTAGCTACCCTCTGGCACTGATACGCACACGGATGCAGGCGCAAG CGTCCCTGGATGTGTCAGACCAGCCCTCCATGAGTTCTCTGCTGAGGACTATTGTCGCCAAAGATGGTTTCTTTGGCCTCTACCGGGGCATCCTGCCAAATTTCATGAAAGTCATTCCAGCTGTCAGCATTAGCTATGTGGTTTACGAGTACATGAAGACTGGCTTGGGGCTCTCAAAATGA
- the prkab2 gene encoding 5'-AMP-activated protein kinase subunit beta-2, giving the protein MGNTSDRVSGDRHGKAHRFDSSGSHKDQESSSKMVDSTDDPNVFNTHGPESKSSGDKEFTPDLDDLVKTGPQARPTVIRWAGGGKEVYIAGSFNNWSNKIPLNKSHNDFVAILDLPEGEHQYKFFVDGQWLHDPSEPVVTSQLGTVNNLITVKKSDFEVFDALQVDSLECSDTSDLSSSPPGPYGQEQYSFRPEEHFKAPPILPPHLLQVILNKDTNISCDPALLPEPNHVMLNHLYALSIKDGVMVLSATHRYKKKYVTSLLYKPI; this is encoded by the exons ATGGGTAACACAAGTGACCGAGTGTCTGGAGATCGCCATGGGAAAGCCCATCGCTTCGACAGCAGCGGCAGCCACAAGGACCAGGAGTCCAGCAGCAAGATGGTGGATAGCACAGACGACCCCAACGTCTTTAACACACATGGACCTGAGTCAAAG tcttCAGGAGACAAAGAATTCACCCCCGATCTGGATGACCTGGTTAAAACCGGTCCTCAAGCTCGACCCACTGTTATTCGCTGGGCTGGCGGGGGTAAAGAAGTCTATATAGCTGGTTCCTTCAATAACTGGAGCAACAAGATACCCCTAAATAAGAG CCACAATGACTTTGTAGCCATTCTGGACCTGCCTGAAGGAGAGCACCAGTACAAGTTTTTTGTAGATGGACAGTGGCTCCATGATCCCTCTGAG CCAGTGGTAACAAGCCAGCTGGGCACCGTCAACAACCTGATCACTGTGAAGAAGTCGGACTTTGAGGTGTTTGACGCCCTGCAGGTCGACTCTCTGGAGTGCTCCGACACTTCAG ACTTGTCCAGCTCCCCTCCAGGACCTTACGGCCAGGAACAGTACAGCTTTAGACCAGAAGAGCACTTCAAAGCGCCGCCCATCCTCCCTCCTCACCTGCTTCAAGTTATTCTCAACAAAGACACCAATATATCG TGTGATCCTGCCCTGCTGCCTGAACCCAACCATGTCATGCTTAATCACCTTTATGCTCTTTCAATAAAG